Proteins encoded by one window of Candidatus Nomurabacteria bacterium:
- a CDS encoding GIY-YIG nuclease family protein, which translates to MKTAHQAYFTYILKCSDATFYIGSTNNLTKRLYAHNNLKSGAHYTKIRRPVTLQYKEVFATYNEARHREAELKKLSRKDKLTIIKNNKIKYTID; encoded by the coding sequence ATGAAAACTGCACACCAAGCATACTTCACCTACATTTTAAAATGCAGTGATGCTACTTTCTATATAGGGTCAACGAATAATCTTACCAAGAGGCTGTATGCCCATAATAATTTGAAATCTGGTGCTCATTATACAAAGATTAGACGGCCTGTCACATTACAATACAAGGAAGTCTTTGCGACATACAATGAAGCTCGCCATCGAGAAGCTGAATTAAAAAAATTAAGTCGAAAGGATAAGCTAACTATAATCAAAAATAACAAAATAAAATATACAATTGATTGA